One stretch of Asterias rubens chromosome 8 unlocalized genomic scaffold, eAstRub1.3 super_scaffold_89, whole genome shotgun sequence DNA includes these proteins:
- the LOC117305587 gene encoding protocadherin Fat 4-like, whose product MRLQLHRRRDWIAAPVSSDGKDKHKTMTLNNLARNRRRMWRMSSSVAIVCHLTLFLALFGFASGQTSDLVFTINEEQPPGVLVGEIPTESGFTYTFSDPPVEFELNRNNGEIRTSQIIDREQLRKDVFDLLVLATSNSRTNPIEVRIIVADLNDNSPAFPEPTDRISFSENRRIGTQVILESATDPDKASNGNIVQYSISDGNSENAFRLVVIPGPDGLPIYIHLETTFSLDYESQDFYQLTISARDDGSPSRSGVLHLNISVLDMNDNPPIFDQSEFIISINESTPAGTRLLDVHATDGDSGINGVVEYFIDEDTSKFDVEPDSGTIILQEKLDYVSSDPYQVTVKARDKGSPTLYGRAFLSVFVIDENDHDPQISFGFYSDTGNFATVTEGAAMGSIVALVTVTDGDQGENGEVSLQILNGNELQHFILETLTLLVPGFSQANIFKLLVASDVDRENVEQYNLTLVAHDNGSPRRQTTESLIIHVVDTNDHPPEFQATDYHAVLSEGEPIGSFVESLTATDADSGLNAVIVYSISAGNDLQWFEIDSETGLVTTKAQLDREVASVIELNITAIDQGVQPMSSSTTLTVTILDENDEAPVFTNPPYTTSVPENIIGRFEVISVLAVDGDQGTNGLVRYAFTADVEHQYPGIFSIDAVSGTIFTETALNHEDVSEYDLIVRAFDAGETPKESLANVHVDVGDENDNVPVFYPQTYLVTIQENEPENTFVERVTASDSDSGNYGTLTYSIISGNAAGKFQIDGSTGEVTTTSGLDREEESSYTLVISAVDGGGQAAELNSEVYISVGDIQDNPPTFDESRYEFEILESAVSNALVGQVTASSQDLNAQITYTIFSGDPNGQFEINDINGEIRTSRDLDRETTPSFELTIYASGKNLFGRTTVDVEILDVNDNSPQFLRSMDSTDVVENWEVGRHFYHAEATDADSFPNGIVVYDIFTNPDDTFGINRTTGWLFLTRDLQGSTQDNYFVQIRASDLGTPRMTALLDLIITVRDVNNHSPEFAAQRFQTSISETTEVNFRFVDLEATDRDQGTNGLITYSITTGNNGDAFGIFPDGQVYVKNFLDRESISDYILNVEARDGGIPSRTASTELLVEILDENDNRPFFDNSSYIFNLQEGSAIDTIVGTIFATDRDLGDNAELAYSFVENQTQFSLNPITGIIKNLVVFDREVLQAETGQSYFTFDAVVRDKGVVPFQDRSSITIVISDINDNAPVFSRSSYQATISELAENGTHVLRVTASDSDDGDNSYIVYSIMEGNEEKKFHIGRTSGQITLIGLLDRETTSEYMLTIKAQDAGTIPMSKMIGVTIEVLDENDHMPIFTQSQLELEVTECLAIGEPITMVSATDVDIGENGLISYSITDGDIQNAFRVNPDTGDITLSKLLDHETKSSYTLNVTARDSGFPPQTSVTSIIVHVRDCNDNSPVFPQHSVVKWIDEEIILNTLVAIVTASDPDSGINGDIRYSIESQEPDGEHFVINRENGRIVTNARIDYEYLKAHSGVFKVIVKATDQALPRESRRSATSEVVIFVRDINDNSPVFQTHNAVVLSRDATVGSQVTTVTANDPDDGDNGDITYTLINRSVPFEINSETGEVELTRNIEASALSYTLLVNAEDGGQIPGRTSSEITILIVDDTNNGPTFAVTSYTSSISENTAIGTEVVTITAGYLDNTNADIEYYITSVIGGDVPREGDFQMMTTTGVISNGVVLDRELLNADSLYQVTVYAVDRSSTTPRTASTQEV is encoded by the exons ATGCGGTTACAGTTGCACCGCCGGAGAGACTGGATAGCAGCGCCAGTTTCTAGCGACGGTAAGgacaaacataaaacaatgacTCTGAATAATTTAGCGAGAAATCGTCGAAGAATGTGGAGAATGTCTTCCAGTGTAGCCATAGTTTGCCATTTAACGCTGTTTTTGGCGTTGTTTGGTTTTGCATCCGGACAAACATCTGATTTAGTTTTTACAATAAATGAAGAGCAGCCACCGGGAGTTCTTGTGGGAGAAATACCAACTGAGTCTGGCTTTACGTACACATTCAGTGACCCTCCTGTGGAGTTTGAACTTAATAGAAACAATGGAGAAATAAGAACTTCTCAAATAATAGATCGAGAACAACTCCGAAAGGATGTATTTGATCTTTTGGTGCTAGCTACTTCAAATTCAAGAACTAACCCCATCGAGGTGCGAATTATTGTCGCTGATTTGAATGATAACTCACCAGCTTTTCCTGAACCAACTGATCGTATATCATTCTCTGAGAATAGACGCATTGGAACTCAAGTAATTCTTGAATCTGCTACTGATCCAGACAAAGCATCCAATGGAAATATTGTGCAGTATTCCATTTCCGATGGAAATTCAGAAAATGCTTTTCGCTTAGTGGTTATTCCAGGACCCGACGGCTTGCCCATTTACATTCATCTCGAGACAACATTTTCACTAGATTACGAGAGTCAAGATTTTTATCAGCTCACAATAAGTGCGAGAGATGACGGCTCACCATCAAGATCAGGAGTTCTCCATTTGAACATTTCTGTCCTCGATATGAATGATAATCCACCTATCTTTGATCAAAGTGAGTTCATCATTAGCATCAATGAGAGTACACCAGCTGGAACTAGACTGCTTGATGTTCATGCCACTGATGGGGACTCTGGTATCAATGGTGTTGTTGAATATTTCATTGATGAAGACACTTCCAAATTTGATGTTGAGCCGGATTCAGGGACAATCATTCTTCAGGAGAAGTTGGACTACGTCAGCAGTGATCCGTACCAGGTGACTGTAAAAGCTCGCGATAAGGGTTCACCAACATTGTATGGACGGGCCTTTCTCTCTGTGTTTGTCATTGATGAAAATGATCACGATCCACAGATCTCTTTTGGGTTTTACTCGGATACTGGAAACTTTGCAACAGTTACAGAAGGAGCAGCAATGGGCTCAATTGTTGCTTTGGTTACAGTTACTGATGGCGATCAAGGTGAAAATGGGGAAGTAAGTCTGCAGATATTGAATGGAAATGAACTTCAACATTTCATCTTGGAAACTCTGACCCTACTTGTTCCTGGTTTTAGCCAAGCAAATATCTTCAAATTACTTGTAGCCAGTGATGTTGATCGTGAGAATGTTGAACAGTACAATCTTACCCTTGTAGCACACGATAATGGTTCTCCACGAAGGCAGACGACGGAAAGCCTTATAATTCATGTCGTTGATACAAATGACCATCCCCCAGAATTCCAAGCAACCGATTATCATGCTGTCTTGAGTGAGGGTGAACCTATTGGCAGCTTTGTTGAAAGCTTGACGGCTACCGATGCTGACTCCGGCCTCAATGCAGTCATCGTTTACTCTATCTCAGCTGGAAATGATTTGCAATGGTTTGAGATTGACTCTGAAACAGGACTAGTCACAACTAAGGCACAACTAGATCGTGAAGTTGCTTCAGTAATTGAACTGAACATCACTGCTATCGACCAAGGAGTTCAGCCTATGTCTTCAAGCACCACACTAACTGTAACAATActtgatgaaaatgatgaagCACCAGTTTTTACCAATCCTCCGTACACTACATCTGTTCCTGAGAATATAATTGGAAGATTTGAGGTGATTTCTGTGTTGGCAGTTGATGGTGACCAAGGAACTAATGGACTTGTTCGCTATGCATTTACAGCAGATGTTGAACACCAATACCCCGGAATATTTTCAATTGACGCAGTCTCTGGCACCATTTTCACAGAAACAGCATTAAACCATGAAGACGTATCTGAATATGACCTGATTGTTCGAGCCTTTGATGCTGGAGAGACACCAAAAGAATCACTTGCAAATGTTCACGTTGACGTCGGAGATGAAAACGACAATGTTCCAGTTTTTTACCCCCAAACTTATTTGGTGACTATTCAAGAAAATGAGCCAGAAAATACCTTTGTTGAGCGTGTAACTGCATCAGACTCTGACAGCGGTAACTATGGGACTTTAACTTATTCCATTATTAGCGGAAATGCAGCTGGGAAGTTTCAAATAGATGGCAGTACTGGTGAAGTAACAACAACTTCAGGTTTGGACAGGGAAGAAGAATCTTCTTACACTCTTGTCATCTCAGCAGTTGATGGTGGTGGTCAAGCCGCAGAACTTAACAGTGAAGTCTACATCTCTGTTGGTGATATTCAGGACAACCCTCCCACCTTTGATGAATCTCGATATGAGTTTGAAATACTCGAAAGTGCTGTTTCAAATGCATTGGTTGGTCAAGTCACAGCATCTTCCCAGGACTTAAATGCTCAGATAACATACACCATTTTTTCAGGTGACCCAAATGGCCAGTTTGAAATAAATGACATTAATGGCGAAATTCGTACAAGCAGAGATCTTGACCGGGAAACTACACCATCTTTTGAGTTGACAATTTACGCTAGTGGGAAAAACTTGTTTGGACGAACCACTGTAGATGTTGAAATACTTGATGTCAATGATAACTCCCCTCAATTCCTCAGATCAATGGACTCAACCGATGTGGTAGAAAACTGGGAAGTTGGTCGACATTTCTATCATGCAGAAGCCACTGATGCAGACAGCTTTCCAAATGGGATTGTCGTTTACGATATCTTCACCAATCCGGACGACACATTTGGAATTAATCGTACGACTGGATGGttgtttttaacaagagactTACAAGGCTCAACTCAAGACAACTACTTTGTCCAGATTCGTGCATCAGATCTAGGCACCCCAAGAATGACTGCATTACTTGATCTCATCATCACAGTACGAGATGTTAACAATCATTCTCCAGAGTTTGCAGCCCAGCGCTTCCAGACGTCTATCAGTGAAACAACAGAAGTAAACTTTAGATTTGTTGATTTGGAAGCCACGGACCGTGATCAAGGAACAAATGGTTTGATAACTTACAGTATCACTACTGGGAACAATGGAGACGCTTTTGGTATTTTTCCTGATGGCCAAGTTTATGTGAAGAACTTTTTGGATCGTGAAAGTATCAGTGACTATATTTTGAATGTGGAGGCAAGAGATGGTGGTATTCCTTCACGCACAGCATCTACCGAGTTACTTGTGGAAATTCTGGATGAAAATGACAATCGTCCATTCTTTGATAATTCAAGCTACATCTTTAATCTTCAGGAAGGTTCCGCCATTGATACCATCGTTGGAACCATCTTTGCCACTGACAGGGACTTAGGAGATAATGCTGAACTTGCATATTCTTTTGTGGAGAACCAGACACAGTTTTCATTAAACCCAATAACAGGCATCATCAAAAACTTGGTTGTTTTCGACCGTGAGGTTCTGCAAGCTGAAACTGGTCAATCTTACTTCACCTTTGATGCAGTGGTGAGGGATAAGGGTGTTGTGCCGTTCCAAGATCGTTCCTCCATTACTATAGTCATCAGCGACATCAATGACAATGCTCCAGTATTTTCCCGTTCATCCTACCAAGCCACAATTTCTGAGTTAGCTGAGAATGGAACCCATGTATTGCGTGTAACAGCGAGTGATTCGGACGATGGTGACAACTCTTACATTGTGTACAGCATCATGGAAGGGAATGAGGAGAAGAAATTCCACATTGGTAGAACCAGCGGACAGATCACCCTTATTGGCCTACTGGACAGAGAAACAACTTCAGAGTACATGTTAACCATCAAAGCTCAAGATGCTGGTACTATCCCTATGAGTAAGATGATAGGAGTCACGATTGAAGTCTTGGATGAGAACGACCACATGCCAATATTCACTCAATCCCAGTTGGAATTGGAAGTCACTGAGTGTCTTGCTATTGGAGAGCCCATCACGATGGTATCAGCCACAGATGTTGATATTGGAGAAAATGGACTGATTTCTTACAGCATCACAGATGGAGATATACAGAACGCCTTTCGTGTTAATCCTGATACTGGGGACATTACTCTGTCTAAACTTcttgatcatgagacgaaatcCAGCTACACTCTCAACGTCACAGCAAGAGACTCTGGTTTCCCACCACAGACGTCTGTAACTTCCATTATTGTTCATGTACGGGATTGCAACGATAACTCACCTGTCTTTCCTCAACATTCGGTTGTTAAATGGATTGATGAAGAAATCATATTGAACACTCTTGTAGCAATTGTTACAGCATCAGACCCTGACTCTGGTATCAATGGAGACATAAGATACTCAATAGAGAGTCAGGAACCAGACGGAGAACATTTTGTTATCAATCGTGAAAATGGCCGTATCGTCACAAATGCCCGCATTGACTATGAGTATCTGAAGGCACACAGTGGTGTCTTTAAAGTCATTGTGAAAGCCACAGACCAGGCATTACCCCGTGAGAGTCGTCGTTCTGCTACATCAGAAGTTGTAATCTTCGTAAGAGACATTAACGATAATTCCCCCGTCTTCCAGACCCACAATGCAGTAGTGTTGTCGCGGGATGCAACAGTAGGAAGCCAAGTTACCACGGTTACTGCCAATGATCCTGATGATGGTGACAACGGAGATATAACTTACACTTTGATCAATCGTAGCGTgccttttgaaattaattctGAAACTGGAGAAGTTGAACTGACCCGAAACATTGAAGCCTCGGCACTTTCTTACACCCTGCTTGTGAATGCTGAGGATGGTGGACAGATTCCTGGAAGAACATCTTCAGAAATCACTATTTTAATAGTTGATGATACAAACAATGGACCAACATTTGCCGTGACTTCCTATACCAGTAGTATTTCAGAAAACACTGCAATTGGTACGGAAGTTGTAACCATTACTGCTGGTTACCTTGATAACACTAATGCAGACATAGAATATTACATAACTTCAGTCATTGGCGGTGATGTACCGAGAGAAGGGGACTTTCAGATGATGACAACTACCGGAGTCATCTCTAATGGCGTTGTGTTAGATCGTGAACTACTCAATGCTGATTCTCTATACCAGGTGACGGTCTATGCTGTTGATCGAAGCTCTACAACACCAAGAACTGCAAGTACTCAG gaagtatga
- the LOC117305557 gene encoding putative methyltransferase NSUN7: MALLSQHYGGSVPGMMKAYSSLASATNGKTSVSTSMSNKGSEILADNIPILLEDSDHGHGCNHVIYHYASQVFASLRPANRTDKLVLDVDLRAGKEPPKLTAIKDERAKRKVYDLAFATLKYQPLLEDMLVDSGYYGYDTVPDENHGVIMVILCDMLNRRFAKRLPQLNESVIPYVQEFEDDLFRHTTKLNASLARNRIKFQARSVECLLPEKVREREECGTKMPIYAWVNQLKNSVEEVTDHLIEDGYSKVNSVNSLGEYNFTLDTQCPNIMVFDAQNRNALEDSYLVRNGSLIIQAKSCCLGPHSVKSLLNEGDDVIHVYTGSGWTTDHLSTLTSQEHSTVFAFGVKNEEHQEQLMANAKKLGINNIKFLLENFFEVQHLDSRFKNVKVVLVTPKDSRSGVTNPVEYIIHEGADASILRELSQEQVDTDKLDVLVSQHMELLKNAMKFPRVQAVVYSTSSIFKEENENVVTKVTEYINARMTGKNAFRLIPPVLPLSPADLEEQPSSKFFKKPPSSTMGGCFLSVMSREDESMSASDVLARAAAKGLCSIPAPHGDDHKPKKKTSKTSQKLLPKSASSKKEKKGAKSPKIGGQSSDHDHGVPVKGPSLLVKKPSSKRIRPIRTASLMFAHHFTNHSNTERQQPYGVPMTKASLVRAQPKVEIILPHQESMYHPKPFL, encoded by the exons ATGGCGCTTTTGAGTCAACACTATGGTGGTAGTGTACCCGGAATGATGAAGGCATACAGTTCCTTGGCAAGTGCGACTAACGGAAAGACCAGTGTCTCTACTAGTATGAGTAATAAGGGGAGTGAGATTCTAGCAGACAACATCCCAATCCTTCTAGAGGATTCAGATCATGGACATGGATGCAACCACGTTATCTATCACTATGCTAGCCAGGTATTTGCAAGTTTACGACCAGCAAATAGGACAGATAAATTGGTATTAGACGTTGATCTCAGAGCAGGGAAAGAACCACCGAAACTAACAGCCATCAAAGATGAACGAGCTAAGAGGAAGGTGTATGACCTAGCATTTGCAACCCTCAAAT ATCAACCCTTACTGGAAGACATGTTGGTTGATAGTGGTTACTATGGCTACGACACAGTG CCGGATGAGAACCATGGAGTCATTATGGTAATTCTTTGTGATATGCTGAATCGTCGATTCGCTAAACGACTACCACAACTCAACGAGTCAGTTATCCCCTATGTACAAGAATTTGAAGATGATTTATTCCGTCATACGACTAAGCTCAATGCCTCCTTAGCTAGGAATAGAATCAAGTTTCAAGCAAGGAGTGTTGAGTGTTTGCTACCAGAGAAGGTTCGAGAAAGAGAAGAATGTGGGACTAAGATGCCAATCTATGCTTGGGTCAACCAACTGAAGAATAG TGTGGAAGAGGTGACTGATCATCTCATTGAAGACGGCTACTCCAAGGTGAACTCAGTCAACTCATTAGGAGAATACAACTTTACACTGGACACACAATGCCCTAATATTATGGTCTTTGATGCTCAGAATCGTAATGCATTGGAGGATAGTTATCTTGTCAGGAATGGAAGTTTAATCATTCAG GCTAAGAGCTGCTGCCTTGGGCCTCACTCTGTGAAATCGTTATTGAATGAAGGAGATGATGTCATCCATGTATACACTGGGTCTGGATGGACCACAGATCATCTATCAACATTAACCAGTCAAGAACACTCTACAGTCTTTGCCTTTGGGGTCAAGAATGAAGAACATCAAGAACAGCTGATGGCAAATGCTAAGAAACTAGGAATCAACA ATATCAAATTTCTTCTGGAAAATTTCTTTGAAGTTCAACACCTTGATAGTCGATTCAAGAACGTTAAGGTTGTCTTGGTAACTCCTAAAGACTCCAGGTCAGGGGTCACCAACCCTGTAGAATACATCATACATGAAGGAGCCG ATGCAAGTATACTCCGAGAGTTGTCTCAAGAACAAGTAGACACAGATAAGTTGGATGTACTGGTTTCACAACATATGGAACTACTCAAAAATGCTATGAAAT TCCCCAGAGTTCAAGCTGTAGTCTACTCTACAAGCTCAATCTTCAAAGAAGAGAATGAAAATGTGGTTACCAAGGTAACGGAGTACATCAATGCTCGTATGACCGGCAAGAATGCTTTCCGTTTGATACCTCCAGTCTTACCACTCAGTCCAGCAGACCTTGAAGAGCAACCATCTTCAAAGTTCTTTAAGAAACCACCTTCAAGTACGATGGGTGGATGTTTCTTGTCTGTTATGAGCCGTGAG GATGAGTCAATGAGTGCATCCGATGTTCTTGCCAGAGCAGCAGCTAAGGGTTTATGTTCCATTCCGGCACCTCATGGAGACGATCATAAAcccaagaagaaaacatccaAAACATCTCAGAAATTACTGCCTAAAAGTGCCTCcagcaagaaagaaaaaaaaggagctAAATCTCCAAAGATTGGGGGTCAAAGTTCAGATCATGATCATGGAGTACCAGTTAAAGGTCCTAGTCTATTGGTCAAGAAACCCAGTAGTAAGAGAATACGACCCATCAGAACTGCAA GTCTGATGTTCGCCCATCATTTCACAAACCACTCAAACACAGAGAGGCAGCAACCATACGGAGTGCCAATGACTAAAGCATCATTAGTCCGGGCCCAGCCTAAAGTAGAGATAATCCTTCCTCACCAGGAGTCCATGTATCATCCCAAACCATTCCTGTGA
- the LOC117305560 gene encoding dolichyl-phosphate beta-glucosyltransferase-like, translating into MDLNLLILLQFLVLGAILLVVLGVTFIFVTTIREPDMQRYESEKYFTDPSTKEKLPFPSLADEASLDLSVIVPSYNEELRLPVMLDEAIEFLESRQKQNKSLTYEIIVVDDGSKDATTKVALEYSMKHSTERIRVLTLAKNRGKGGAVRLGMLSARGSKCLFADADGASKFADLQKLEKSLLGIEPKKDNMAVVCGSRAHMQDDSVAQRSVFRTILMYGFHFVVWFLCVRGVKDTQCGFKLMTRETALRLFTNLHVNRWAFDVELLYVAQALKIPIAEVAINWQEIDGSKMVPVLSWIQMGKDIILIRLRYILGIWHINDKVKLQ; encoded by the exons ATGGACCTAAATTTGTTGATCTTACTTCAGTTCCTGGTTTTAGGAGCCATCTTATTAGTGGTTTTG GGTGTGACATTCATTTTTGTGACAACAATCAGAGAGCCAGATATGCAACGATATGAAAGCGAGAAATACTTCACTGATCCGTCAACAAAAGAGAAACTTCCTTTCCCAAGTCTAGCAGATGAGGCCTCGTTGGATCTGTCTGTTATTGTGCCATCCTATAATGAGGAATTGAGGT TACCTGTGATGTTAGATGAAGCAATAGAGTTTTTGGAATCCAGACAG aAGCAGAACAAGTCGCTTACCTATGAAAttattgttgttgatgatgGAAGTAAAGATGCCACTACCAAG GTTGCATTAGAGTACTCTATGAAGCACAGTACAGAGCGGATACGAGTTTTAACATTAGCCAAGAATCGAGGCAAGGGTGGTGCAGTGCGACTGGGCATGCTCAGTGCGAGAGGATCCAAGTGTCTCTTTGCTGATGCAGATGGAGCCTCAAAATTTGCCGACCTTCAAAAGTTGGAGAAAAGTCTACTTGGAATTGAACCTAAAAAG GATAACATGGCTGTGGTTTGTGGATCTAGAGCTCATATGCAAGACGATTCAGTCGCACAG CGTTCAGTCTTCAGAACGATTCTAATGTATGGCTTCCATTTTGTTGTATGGTTCTTATGTGTACGAGGTGTGAAAGATACACAGTGTGGTTTCAAATTGATGACTCGAGAAACTGCATTGAGATTGTTCACCAATCTTCATGTCAATAGATG GGCCTTCGATGTAGAGTTGCTGTATGTAGCTCAGGCTTTGAAGATCCCTATAGCAGAAGTAGCAATCAACTGGCAAGAAATAGATG GATCCAAGATGGTTCCAGTACTAAGTTGGATTCAGATGGGTAAAGATATCATTTTGATTCGTCTAAGATACATCCTTGGCATCTGGCACATCAATGATAAAGTCAAGCTCCAATGA